One Ensifer adhaerens genomic region harbors:
- a CDS encoding SDR family NAD(P)-dependent oxidoreductase, with amino-acid sequence MSKSKGTALITGASSGIGAIYADRLAHRGYDLILVARNRVRLDDLARRLADETGRAIEVVAADLGNRDDVRRVEKILESDASITMLVNNAGVGATAPLLASDVDKMDEMITLNVSALTRLTYAVAPGFAARSTGTIINIASIVGVAPEVLNGVYGGTKAFVLAFTLSLQKELAEKNIRIQAVLPGATATDFWGIAGTPIEHVPSEIVMRAEDMVDAALAGLDEGEVITIPALPDAADWAAYEAARQKLMPNLSRKTPAARYRIGS; translated from the coding sequence ATGAGCAAATCAAAAGGCACTGCACTGATCACCGGTGCTTCGTCCGGTATCGGCGCGATCTATGCTGACCGCCTGGCACATCGCGGATATGACCTCATTCTCGTCGCGCGCAACCGCGTACGCCTCGACGATCTAGCCCGCCGGCTGGCGGACGAAACCGGCCGCGCCATCGAAGTCGTCGCCGCGGACCTCGGCAACAGGGATGATGTCAGGCGGGTCGAGAAGATCCTCGAAAGCGATGCGAGCATCACGATGCTGGTCAACAATGCCGGGGTCGGCGCGACGGCGCCGCTGCTCGCCTCCGATGTCGACAAGATGGACGAGATGATCACGCTCAACGTCAGCGCGCTGACGCGGCTGACCTATGCGGTGGCACCCGGATTTGCGGCGCGCAGCACTGGCACGATCATCAACATCGCCTCGATCGTCGGCGTGGCGCCGGAAGTTCTGAACGGCGTCTATGGCGGCACCAAGGCCTTCGTCCTGGCCTTCACCCTGTCGTTGCAAAAGGAACTTGCCGAGAAGAATATCCGCATCCAGGCCGTGTTGCCGGGTGCGACCGCCACCGATTTCTGGGGCATTGCCGGCACCCCCATCGAACACGTGCCGAGCGAGATCGTCATGCGCGCCGAGGACATGGTGGACGCGGCACTTGCCGGCCTCGACGAGGGCGAAGTGATCACTATCCCAGCGCTGCCGGATGCCGCTGACTGGGCAGCCTATGAGGCCGCACGGCAGAAGCTGATGCCGAACCTTTCCAGGAAAACGCCGGCCGCTCGCTACCGTATCGGGAGCTAG
- a CDS encoding epoxide hydrolase family protein — protein sequence MPIVQNRRLAALALSGAIAILLPPLAAQAAGVSAGGDVQITSAAKPATDESIRPFQFHASDAALADLKQRIAATKWPDRELVADGTQGVRLATMQKLADYWATNYDWRRVEKTLNDLPQFVTNIDGVDIHFIHVRSKHKNAMPLIVTHGWPGSIIEQLKIIDPLTNPNAHGGTEADAFDVVIPSLPGYGFSGKPTERGWDPVRIARAWAVLMQRLGYSHYVAQGGDWGDAVTEQMALQQPAGLLGIHTNMPATVPDEIQKSLDAGQPAPANLSADERRAYEQLDFFYRNGLSYAQEMSKRPQTLYAIEDSPIGLASWMLDHDARSYELIARVFDGKPEGLTRDDVLDNVTLYWLTNTAVSSARLYWENKLAFFQPKGVQIPVAVSAFPDELYQAPKSWAEKAFPKLIHYNRLAKGGHFAAWEQPQALVDELRASFKSLRQPS from the coding sequence ATGCCCATTGTCCAAAACCGCCGACTGGCCGCCTTGGCATTGTCGGGCGCGATCGCGATCCTGCTTCCTCCGCTCGCCGCTCAAGCGGCGGGCGTCTCCGCCGGCGGCGACGTCCAAATCACGTCGGCTGCCAAACCGGCCACGGACGAATCCATCCGCCCTTTCCAATTCCACGCCAGTGATGCCGCACTTGCCGACCTCAAGCAGCGCATCGCGGCGACCAAGTGGCCGGATCGCGAACTGGTGGCGGACGGCACCCAGGGCGTGCGGCTTGCCACCATGCAGAAGCTCGCCGACTATTGGGCAACAAACTACGATTGGCGCCGCGTGGAGAAGACACTCAACGACCTGCCGCAGTTCGTGACCAACATCGACGGCGTTGACATCCACTTCATTCACGTGCGCTCCAAGCATAAGAACGCGATGCCACTCATCGTCACCCACGGCTGGCCGGGCTCGATCATCGAGCAGTTGAAGATCATCGATCCCCTGACCAATCCGAACGCGCATGGAGGCACGGAAGCCGATGCTTTCGACGTGGTCATCCCCTCGCTTCCCGGCTACGGCTTCTCCGGCAAACCGACGGAGCGCGGCTGGGACCCTGTCCGGATCGCGCGCGCCTGGGCAGTGCTGATGCAGCGTCTCGGCTATTCCCATTACGTCGCGCAGGGTGGCGACTGGGGCGACGCTGTTACCGAGCAGATGGCGCTGCAGCAGCCGGCGGGCTTGCTCGGGATCCACACCAACATGCCGGCGACCGTGCCTGACGAGATCCAGAAGAGCCTCGATGCCGGCCAGCCGGCACCAGCGAACCTTTCGGCCGACGAGCGCCGCGCCTATGAGCAGCTCGACTTCTTCTACCGGAACGGGCTGTCCTATGCGCAGGAGATGAGCAAACGTCCGCAAACGCTTTATGCGATTGAGGATTCGCCGATCGGGCTTGCGAGCTGGATGCTCGACCACGATGCCCGCAGCTACGAGTTGATCGCCCGCGTCTTCGATGGCAAGCCGGAAGGGCTGACGCGCGATGACGTGCTCGACAATGTCACGCTCTACTGGCTGACCAATACCGCCGTGTCGTCGGCACGGCTCTATTGGGAAAACAAGCTTGCCTTCTTCCAGCCGAAGGGCGTGCAGATCCCGGTGGCCGTCAGCGCCTTCCCGGACGAGCTTTATCAGGCACCAAAATCCTGGGCGGAGAAGGCATTCCCCAAGCTCATCCATTATAATCGTCTCGCCAAGGGCGGGCACTTTGCAGCCTGGGAACAGCCGCAAGCCCTAGTCGACGAGTTGAGGGCTTCATTCAAGTCACTGCGTCAACCGAGCTGA
- a CDS encoding VOC family protein, protein MTGADGNNRAPSVDLKFEVAVIPVADVDRAKNFYGRLGWRLDADFPVGDAFRVVQFTPPGSPASIHFGTGLTSATPGSASGLYLVVSDIEAARAELVERGAEVSDIFHREGPGKPAISGRDPARRSYRSYATFSDPDGNGWLLQEVTERLPGRVDTEVTDFASVGDLAGALRRAAAAHGEHEKRNGGEHDHNWPDWYAAYMVAEHAGKPLPE, encoded by the coding sequence ATGACAGGTGCAGATGGCAACAACAGAGCACCATCGGTCGATCTGAAGTTCGAGGTCGCCGTCATTCCGGTCGCGGATGTCGATCGCGCCAAAAATTTCTACGGTCGCCTCGGTTGGCGGCTCGATGCCGACTTTCCCGTCGGCGATGCGTTTCGCGTTGTGCAGTTCACTCCCCCGGGCTCGCCGGCATCGATCCACTTCGGCACCGGGCTGACCTCGGCTACGCCCGGTTCGGCGAGCGGCCTCTATCTGGTCGTTTCGGATATCGAAGCCGCGCGTGCGGAACTCGTCGAACGGGGCGCCGAGGTCAGCGACATCTTCCACCGCGAGGGCCCCGGAAAGCCAGCGATCAGCGGACGCGATCCCGCGCGCCGCAGCTACCGCTCCTATGCCACCTTCAGCGACCCCGACGGCAACGGCTGGCTGCTGCAAGAGGTGACCGAACGTCTGCCCGGGCGTGTGGATACCGAGGTGACGGACTTTGCTTCCGTCGGTGACCTTGCGGGGGCCCTGCGTCGCGCTGCCGCCGCCCATGGCGAGCACGAGAAGCGCAACGGTGGTGAGCACGACCATAACTGGCCGGATTGGTATGCGGCCTACATGGTGGCCGAACATGCGGGCAAGCCGCTTCCCGAATGA
- a CDS encoding GlxA family transcriptional regulator, whose translation MHRIGYVVFPGFQLMGFAAVTAFEIANLTLGEPAYAIELLSEAGGEIKASAGFGVLTKAFDDAVYDTVMFGAGTVIEPVTPGLAAFARHALEVSRRVAAPCTGAFILAESGLLDGRRATTHWVFARQLRERFPEVKVEEDRIFIVDGSVWTSAGMTASIDLALAMIEKDHGEDVARQVARKLVVYHRRAGGQSQFSALLELDPKSDRIQKSVNYAKANLRNVLSVDELADAAGLSARQFSRAFRSETGQSPAKAVEHLRVEAARLLMEQGRHSMDVIAEQTGFSDSDRMRRAFLRTLGQPPQTIRRNAREGVA comes from the coding sequence ATGCACAGGATCGGCTACGTCGTCTTTCCGGGATTTCAGCTCATGGGGTTCGCGGCGGTCACCGCCTTCGAGATCGCCAACCTGACGCTTGGCGAACCAGCCTATGCGATCGAATTGCTGTCGGAGGCCGGCGGCGAGATCAAGGCGTCCGCCGGCTTCGGCGTGCTCACGAAGGCCTTCGACGACGCGGTCTATGACACCGTCATGTTCGGCGCGGGCACCGTGATCGAGCCGGTAACGCCGGGACTCGCCGCCTTCGCGCGCCATGCCTTGGAGGTCTCGCGCCGGGTGGCAGCCCCTTGCACAGGCGCCTTCATCCTCGCCGAGTCCGGACTGCTCGACGGTCGTCGCGCCACGACCCATTGGGTGTTCGCCCGTCAACTGCGCGAGCGATTTCCCGAGGTCAAGGTCGAGGAGGATCGTATCTTCATCGTCGATGGCAGCGTGTGGACCTCGGCCGGCATGACGGCAAGCATTGATCTGGCGCTGGCGATGATCGAGAAGGACCATGGCGAGGATGTCGCCCGTCAGGTGGCACGCAAGCTCGTCGTCTATCACCGGCGCGCCGGCGGCCAGTCGCAGTTTTCCGCCCTGCTGGAACTCGATCCGAAGTCGGACCGCATTCAGAAGTCGGTCAATTACGCCAAGGCCAACCTGCGAAACGTCCTCTCGGTAGACGAACTCGCGGACGCCGCGGGCTTAAGTGCGCGCCAGTTCAGTCGCGCCTTCCGTTCGGAGACCGGCCAGTCGCCGGCAAAAGCGGTCGAGCATCTGCGGGTGGAAGCCGCGCGGCTCTTGATGGAGCAGGGGCGTCACTCGATGGACGTGATTGCCGAGCAGACCGGTTTTTCCGATAGCGACCGCATGCGCCGGGCCTTCCTGCGCACGCTCGGGCAGCCGCCCCAGACGATCCGACGCAATGCGCGCGAAGGCGTTGCCTGA